Within the Spirosoma agri genome, the region TCTGGCGGGCGGCACCAATCTGATCGACCTGATGAAGCGTGAGGTCGTCGTTCCGGAACGCCTGATCGACATCACTAAATTACCCCTGGCGACGATCGAAAAAACGGCGACGGGCCTGCGGATCGGGGCGATGGCGAAGAACTCAGCCGTTGCGGATCATGAGCTGGTAAAGAAACACTTTCCGCTGTTGTCGCAGGCGCTGAACGCGGGAGCCTCAGCCCAACTTCGGAACATGGCTACGGTGGGTGGGAATATGATGCAGCGTACCCGCTGTGCGTATTTCTACGACAATTCGATGCCCTGTAATAAGCGTAGCCCCGTGCAGGCAGGACCCGACAAAGGACAGGCTAACGGGCCGTCAGGATGCGGAGCCATCGGTGGGGTCAATCGAATGCATGCCATTTTTGGTAGTTCCAGCAAGTGTATTGCCGTTCACCCCAGCGATATGTGCATTGCTCTGGTGGCTTTAGATGCCACGGTAAATGTATCAGGTCCGAAAGGAGATCGCCAGATTCCGTTCAGCGAGTTTCACCGCCTGCCTGGTGATATGCCACAGAAAGATAATACGTTGTTGCCGGGCGAACTGATCCTATCCGTTGATCTGCCAACCAACACGTTTGCCGACCATTCGCACTACCTGAAAGTCCGCGACCGGGCCTCGTATGCGTTCGCGCTAATATCGGTGGGTGTGGGCATAGCGATGAAGGGTGATACCATTCAGGACATCCGGCTGGCCATGGGCGGAGTAGCGCATAAACCTTGGCGACTGATCGAGGCCGAGCAGTTTCTTAGAGGCAAACCAGCCACTGATGCCAACTTCAACCAGGCCGCTACCTTGGCCATGAAGGATGCGAAAGGCTACGGCGAAAACGATTTTAAACTGACGCTGGCTCCCAACTCGCTTATCGAAGCCCTGAAAACCGCCACAAAAACCGCCTGATCATGACCAAAGACATCAAGAACCCGCCTATCGATCGGATCGACGGACGACTGAAAGTGACCGGCGGGGCTAACTACTTCGCTGATTTTGAGTTGCCCAACACAGCCTATTGTGTTCTTGTCGGCAGCGAAATCGCCAAAGGGAGCATCACCAGTCTGGACACCAAAAAAGCGCAGGGCGCACCGGGCGTGCTGGGCGTATTCACTCACCAGAACATGCCACCCATTCCGGGCCTGGACGCTCCCGTGGGTGGTGAAGCCGATGGACCGGCACCCAAGCAGAAGACCGAAGAAACCTACCGCATCCTGAGTAGCCCGAAAATTCTCTTCGATGGGCAGCCTATCGCCATTGTGGTGGCTGATACCTTCGAGCGAGCCACCTACGCGGCTTCGCTCGTCAAAGCAACTTATACCAAGCAGGCCGCTCGTACCGATCTGCACAAACACGTTGCCGAGGGTATTGCCCCAAAAGGGGCCGAGGGGGGTAATTATTTACGTGGCAAAGCCGATGCCTACCAATCCGCGCCGGTTACGCTGGAGGCCAACTACACCA harbors:
- a CDS encoding FAD binding domain-containing protein gives rise to the protein MNPFQFTRVTTPKAAISAITKESGTYFLAGGTNLIDLMKREVVVPERLIDITKLPLATIEKTATGLRIGAMAKNSAVADHELVKKHFPLLSQALNAGASAQLRNMATVGGNMMQRTRCAYFYDNSMPCNKRSPVQAGPDKGQANGPSGCGAIGGVNRMHAIFGSSSKCIAVHPSDMCIALVALDATVNVSGPKGDRQIPFSEFHRLPGDMPQKDNTLLPGELILSVDLPTNTFADHSHYLKVRDRASYAFALISVGVGIAMKGDTIQDIRLAMGGVAHKPWRLIEAEQFLRGKPATDANFNQAATLAMKDAKGYGENDFKLTLAPNSLIEALKTATKTA